A segment of the Nostoc sp. TCL26-01 genome:
CTACCATATCTGTCATCATTCCTGCATACAACGCTGAACGCACAATTTTAGAAACTATCACTTCAGTGCAGCAACAAACATTTTCTGATTGGGAAATCATTGTCATTAATGATGGCTCAACTGACAAAACACTAGAAGTTCTGCAAAGTATTACAGACGATCGCCTAAAAGTTTTTTCTTATGAAAATAGTAGAGCTTCTGGCGCTCGTAATCATGGAATTACTCATGCCACTGGCGAATATATTAGCTTTCTTGATGCTGATGACTTGTGGACACCAGATAAACTAGAACTACAACTTGCTGCATTGCAAGCCCATCCAGAAGCGGGAGTTGCTTACAGTTGGACTTATACAATTGATGAAAAAGGCGAATTATTAAAACCTTTTGAGCCTGTTTATCAAGGCAATGTGTATTATGATTTGTTGATGGCAAATTTTTTAACTAATGGTTCTAATCCTCTCATTCGTAGAGCTGCTGTTACCTCTGTCGGCTATTTTGATATCAGCCTCAGATCAGGGGAAGACTGGGATTATTGGTTGCGGTTAGCACATCAATGGCAATTTGTTGTCGTCCCTAAACATCAAATCCTTTACCGCCGTTCTGTTACCTCCAAGTCTTTCAAATTGCAAGTGATTAGAGAAGCGAGTCTGAGGATTTTAGATAAAGCTATGCAGGTAGTTCCCTTAGAAAGACAATACCTAAAAAATTATAGCTTATCTAATATATATCGCTATAACGTAGAGCTATATCTAGATAGCATTGAGAATAACTCTACAGTCGATATTAAATACGTGCTGGGCAACCTATGGAACTATATCCGACTAAAACCAGAAAATTTAAAACAAATATACACATATAAGTTGCTGCTGAAAATTTTCCTAGTGATAGTAATTTCGCCAAAACTTATGAGTCGTCTATTACAGTTCATCAGAGGCATCAAGCAGGGAAAAAATATTCAACAAAGCAACAATGAAGCTGATACACTAACAAGTTATCGACCACAATGACGGTAACTCATATCTTGCACCAGGCGACTAGAAGTCGCGGCTATACAGACAAAACCCGCCTACGCGGGTTAAAAGCTTGATTTTAAGTTAGTCCGCGCAGGCTCGCTTGTATGCAATTTCTAATCACTAGGGCTATGTGCAAGATGTGAGGTAACTTATTAGTAATTAACTACCAATGAAATTTAGCGAAGTCGTATCAAAACTAGAGGCTAGCCACCATAGCCTAACTACCAACCCAAATAACGACCCAGAAATTATTGGCTTGGCTGCTGTCGATGAAGCAACAACTAATCAACTTAGTTACATAGAAGGTGGCAAATTTGCCTCTTTTGTGGCTAAAACTCATGCTAGTGCCTTGATTTTGCCAGCCGATCCAACCATACAAGCCCAAGCTGAAGAACGTGGTATCGCCTGGGTAGCCACATCAGAACCCCGACTGTTTTTTGCTAAAGCGATCGCCATATTTTACCAACCCTATCGCCCCACCCCAGAAATTCATCCCACGGCGGTGATTCATCCCAGCACCAAAATCGGCAAAGATGTATACATTGGTGCTTATGTGGTGATTCAGCCAGGGGTCGAAATTGGTGATGAGGCAATTATTCATCCCAACGTTGTCATTTACCCCGATGTGAAAATAGGCGATCGCACTACTCTACACGCCAACTGTACCATCCAAGAACGCAGTCAAATCGGTGCAGATTGCGTTATCCACAGTGGTGCTGTCATCGGTGCAGAAGGTTTTGGTTTTGTCCCCATCCGTACAGGTTGGTTCAAAATGGAACAATCTGGTTATGTGATTTTAGAAGATGGGGTAGAAATCGGCTGCAACAGTGCTGTTGATCGCCCATCTGTCGGAGAAACTCGCATCGGTCATCAAACTAAAATCGATAACTTAGTCCAAATCGCCCACGGCTGTAAAATTGGTTTTGGTTGTGCGATCGCTGGACAAGCCGGGATGGCTGGTGGTGTCACCTTAGGTAATCGCGTGATCTTGGCAGGACAAGTGGGAATTGCTAATCAAGCCAAAATGGGTGATGGTGCGATCGCTTCCGCCCAAACCGGCATTTTACACGATGTTGCACCCGGAGAAACCGTCTCTGGCACTCCAGCTATTCCCCACAAGATATATCTCAAAATTGCTGCTATGTATAGCCGTTTCCCAGATATGTACCAAGTATTTAAGCAACTCAAGCACCAGTTAAATAAAGAGTCGTGAGTGCTAAATTCTATTTTCTCCTCGTCTCCTGCTGCTATTTTTGGCTTTAGCTTCTCTTTTAAAGACGCTATTGCTATTTGCCTTAATTTATTCCCTTATCTCCTTACTTAAATACGGTAATTCAGATGGAAAATCATCAAATAAAGAACATCATTTTTGTCAATGCCCAAACTCAGTATGAAAACCTGGGAGATGTGATCATTCTCAAAACTTTACTAGAGAAATTAAGAAATTACGGGAATTTGATTATCGATGAACGATACATTCCCGCTTGGTTGAATCAGGAACTAGAGATTAAAAATGCAGAAAAAGCTAGCGAATACAATAGTAAATTTCTGATTTTGGTATTATCTTTTGCTATTAAATCTCTTTTCAATCCTCATACTCAAATATACTATTTTCTTAATCCAGGGCATTACTTAAGTAGAGTTCTTAGAAATCAACAATATATCAAACATTTAATTACTACAATTAAAACAGTAGTATTTTTAACTATTTTGAAGATTTTAGGCGTTCGTATCTGTAGACTAGGGGTGTCTATCGGCCCATTCTCAAAAATAGACCAAATAGTAGAAGTTTGGCTATCTAAAATTATGTATTGTTATTCAGTTAGAGATACAAAATCAGAAAAATATGCCAAACAACTAGGGATAAATAAAGTAGAAATTTTCCCTGATATGGCTTGGTTAATGAAAACACCAAAGCTAGAGCAAAAAATCTTAGAATCTGAGGATGATTATGTAATCTTTAGTTTTAGAAAAGCTACTAATCCTCATGATGACCCAAATACATACAAAACCAAATTATTTCCTGTTTTAGATGAAATAGTCAACACAGTATGTGTAAATTGGCAGAAAAGATTGGTCATTTCCTATCAGGTTGAAACAGATTATGAATTTTGTCAAGAAATTAGTCATAGATATAAAGACAATTATAATGTAACCTTTATTGAACAAAGCATTAATAGCCATAATATCTATGAGTTATATTCTCGCGCTCACATGGTTTTTAGCAATCGCTTACACGTACTCATGTTTTCTATGGTTTGTAACTCTCTCCCCATCGCTGTAGTAGATGGAATTAAACACGATAAAATCACTGGCTTATATTCAGATGCCGGACTGAATCAATTAATTATAGATATATCCAATGAAGTTCCTGTGAGAGATTTTTTAAATCAGATGAATACTAATTATCATGCAGCTAAAGAAAAGACAGCTTTATGTATTAAGAATAAGCAACAACTTGGAGATGCAATTATTCGGCGTGTAATGATGCCAGAAGCACAATGAATAAGGGTGTGTTACACTGAAACATACTTATCTATAATGTGTAATCCTAATTAATGGCATATCACAAAATAAGCAAGTTAGCAAAACGTCAATTAGGGTTGATAGAAAATTCAACTAAATGTACCTCACTCAAGCAAGAAACGCTATAAGGCAGTGTTGTTATGAATACTCCACTTGTAAGCCAGTCCACAGAAGAAAAACTAGTCACTCTCAAAGATGTTTCTTGGGAACAGTTCAAAGGAATTGAAGCTTATCTGGTGGACAACCATAATGTGAGATTATCTTATTTGTCAGGAGTTTTAGAAATAATGTCCCCCATTGGCGAGAAACATGAGGGAGTGAAAAGTACTTTTGGCTTGCTGCTAGAAGCTTATATGAGAGTGTTGGGTATTCGATTCTACGCTCGTGGTGGTTACACCCTTGAAGAACCAGGATATGCTTCTGGCACGCCAGATGAATCTTACAGCATTGGCATAGAAAAAGAAGTTCCTGATATTGTGATTGAAGTCATTGTTACTAGTGGCACTATTGACAGGAAAGAATTGTTTAAACCTCAAAGAATACCGGAAATTTGGTTTTGGAAATCTAATCAAATCAAAATATTTCGCTTTGGTGAGAATGGTGAGTATACAGAAGTTAGTAGAAGTGGGTTTTTTCCAGATTTAGATCCTACTTTGTTATTGCGCTATATTGCTATGCCTGATCAATACGATGCTGTTGCAGAATTTGAGCAGACAATTCGCAATCAATAGATATTTATTATCCCCAAATTAGTTGTAAATTTAAAATAAATCCAGGTAAAACGTTCTCACCTGATAACTCTTGAGGAGATGTTAATATCTCTACTGGTTTACCAAGACGATAGATTTCTACCTGACGCATTTGTGGATTAATTAACCAACCCAATTTAACTTGATTATCTAGATACTCCTGCATTTTTATTTGCATTTCTGACAAGCTATCGCTAGGTGACATCAACTCTAAAACAAAATCTGGGGCGATGGGGGGAAATTTTGCTTGTTCTTCCGGTGTGAGTGCATCCCATCGAGCTTTTTTAATCCAAGCAACATCAGGAGAACGATTTGCCCCATTGGGAAGTTTAAAGCAAGTTGAAGAGTCAAAGCATACACCTAACTTAATTTGGCGATTCCAAATCACAAAATCTGCGGCAATTTCAATATTCCGCTTTCCAGTTTCTCCGCCTGTGGGTGGCATAATCAATAGTTTTCCGTCTGCGGTTCTTTCAAATTTGATATCAGGATTTTCTCGACACAGGTGATAAAATTCGTTGTCAGTTAGCTGAATCAGAGAGTTTAAGTTGACGGTGATAGCTGTCATAGGAAATCATCTTGAGTACGACATCAACTTCTAAATAAATTATAGGTTAAATAGGTTAGTCTCGTTTATCCCCAAATTAATTGTAAATTTAAAATAAATCCAGGTAAAACGTTCTCACCTGATAACTCTTGGGGAGATGTTAATATCTCTACTGGTTTACCAAGACGATAGATTTCTACCTGACGCATTTGCGGATTAATTAACCAACCCAATTTAACTTGATTATCTAGATACTCCTGCATTTTTATTTGCATTTCTGACAAGCTATCGCTAGGTGACATCAACTCTAAAACAAAATCTGGGGCGATGGGGGGAAATTTTGCTTGTTCTTCCGGTGTGAGTGCATCCCATCGAGCTTTTTTAATCCAAGCAACATCAGGAGAACGATTTGCCCCATTGGGAAGTTTAAAGCAAGTTGAAGAATCAAAGCATACACCTAACTTCCTTTGACGATTCCAAATTCCCAACTCAACAGCCGTTTCAAAATTCCGCTTTCCAGTTTCTCCGCCTGTGGGTGGCATAATCAATAGTTTTCCGTCTGCATTTCTTTCAAATTTAATATCAGGATTTTCTCGACACAGGTGATAAAATTCGTTGTCAGTTAGCTGAATCAGAGAGTTTAAGTTGACGGTGATAGCTGTCATAGGAAATCATCTTGAGTATGACATCAACTTCTAAATAAATTATAGGTTAAATAGCTAATAGCAAAAAATCTGTGTAATTAATCGTATCTTAATAGGTGTTGCTGTTTGATACTATGTTGAAAGATTCAACTAGTTGCAAATCATGAGTCAGAATCTCAATATGGCTACAATTTCCATCATCATTCCGACTCTGAACGAAGCAGGAAATATTAAACAAGTTATTACCAACATTCAACCGAGGACAAATATAGAAATAATTGTTGTAGATGGTGGCTCTCAAGATGATACCGTGGCGTTAGCTGAGTCTTTTGGTGTGAAAGTCATCTCATCATCTCCTAGTCGGGCTTTACAAATGAATGCGGGTGCAGCGATTGCTAATGGTAATATTCTGTTATTCCTCCATGCTGATACCCGTTTACCTGTTGGCTTTGATGAGATGATTCGCTCAGTACTACAACAGCCTGGAGTTGTGGCTGGTGCGTTTACCTTGCGGATCGATGGGTCGGGTTTACCGTTGCGACTGGTGGAGTTGGGGGTGAAATGGCGATCGCATTTTCTCCAAATGCCCTATGGTGATCAAGCAATTTTTATTACTAAAGAATTTTTTATACAAATCGGCTATTTTCCTGAAATACCTATCATGGAAGACTTTGAACTCATAATACGGTTAAAACATATTGGTAAAATTGCGATTATATCAGCATCAGTTATCACCTCAGCCCGCAGATGGATGCAAAAGGGAGTTATCAAAACTACATTGATCAATCAGATTGTGATTATTGCTTATCTATTGGGTATTGCACCAGAACAAATCCGCACTTGGTATCGTCAGGGAAAATTTTGGGGATTTTAAACTAATGCTCATGTATTTGTCATATTGTACTTGAGGGAGTAGGGAGTAGAAAAGCAATGATTCCCAAGCATCAGCCCAAATTCAATGGCAAACTAAAATTACTGTTTTGCAGTTTCCTTATCGCCATACTCGTAGTTATTGCCAAACAATTCAATTTTTCGGCAATTTTACAAACATTAGTCCTTTGGGTACAAAGTCTGGGGATTTTCGGCCCTATTGCCTACATCATAATTTACAACCTAGCCACCTTACTATTTATCCCCGGTTCTCTCTTAACCTTGAAAGGTGGTTGTCTATTTGGCGTATTTTGGGGTTCAATTTATGTGTTATTTGCCGCAACTGTTGGTGCTATCTTGGCTTTCTTAATTGGACGCTACTTATCAAGAGATTGGGTGTCTCAACAGATAGAAAAATATCCCAAATTCCAAACCATAGATCAAGCAGTAGCTAGAGAAGGTTGGAAAATCGTCCTGTTAACTAGACTTTCTCCTCTGTTTCCCTTCAACTTATTAAACTATGCTTTTGGAGTCACGCAGATATCCCTCAAAGACTATACACTAGGTTCACTGGGCATTATTCCTGGTACGGTGATGTATGTTTATATTGGTTCTCTAGCCACAGATTTGGCAATGATTAACTCAAATCATCAGCCAGTTACAGCCGAAACTCAAATGTGGCAATTAATCATGCAGATATTAGGTTTAATTGCCACTGTAGGTGTCACGGTATATGTCACCAAAATTGCTCAGAAAGCTCTAGCTCAAAGCATAGAAAAAAATTAGGGACTTAAAATTTAGGACTTACACATTCAACCAATAAACCATAAATGAGGGTGGTCAATAGTCCATAGTCAATGGTCAATATGTCAAGAGTTATGGTAATTCGTAATTCATCAACCAAAATTGTGTAACTATCCGAATTACAGTTGTAATAGTGATCAGGGGTTATGCAAATATTGAGCAGTACATCATCAGAGTACATCTTAGCGTTGGATTTAGGGACAACGGGGAATCGCGCTTTTATTTTCAACACCGCAGGTAAGATTGTCGGACAGGCGTATAAAGAACTGACGCAATATTATCCCCAACCGGGATGGCTAGAACATGACGCGGAGGAAATCTGGCGGGATACAGGCTGGGTAATCAAAAATGCGATGGCTTCCAGCCGACCGGAGGTCATCGCTAATTCCCCAATTACCCCATCACAAATTGCCGCTATAGGTCTGACTGTACAACGGGAAACCTGCTTACTGTGGGACAAAACCACGGGAAAACCCTTACATCATGCGATTGTCTGGCAAGATCGCCGTACTGCTTCCCTGTGCCACGAATTAAAAGAGCAAGGTTATGCTCAAGAGATTTACGATCGCACTGGTTTAGTCATCGATGCTTATTTCTCTGCTACTAAACTCAGATGGTTGTTAGATAATATCACAGACCTTGACTTAAACAATGTCCTCGCTGGGACAATTGATACTTGGGTATTGTGGAATCTCACAGGCGGTAAAGTCCACGCCACTGATCACAGCAATGCTAGCCGCACAATGTTAATGAATCTCCAAACCTGCCAGTGGGATGAAATGTTGCTTGATTTATTGCAAATTCCTGCTCAGATTCTCCCCCAAATTCAGCCCAGTTTAGGACAATTTGGTGTTACTGATACTAGTATATTAAACGCAGCTATCCCCATCACAGCTATTTTAGGTGATCAACAAGCAGCTTTATTTGGTCATGGCTGCGATCGCCCTGGTTTAATGAAATGTACTTACGGCACTGGTAGCTTTTTGGTGGCTCATACTGGCGCTGATATTGTGCGATCGCCCAACCAACTCATCTCAACAATAGCCTGGACACAAGCCAAATCTGGCAATGATTTAAATGTAGGTTATGCCCTAGAAGGCAGTATGTTTACCAGTGGGGCTTGTATCCAATGGTTGCGCGATCGCCTCAAGCTGATCACAACGGCGGCAGAAACCGAGACACTAGCTAATCAAGTTGCTGATAATGGCGGAGTTTATTTTGTTCCAGCCTTGAGTGGACTGGGTGCGCCTTACTGGGATATGAGTGCCAGAGGAGCCTTTTTTGGCATCACAGGTGGAGTGCAATCCCAGCATTTAGTCCGCGCTGTCCTCGAAGCCATCGCTTATCAAGTGTTAGAAGTAGTCCAAGCCATCAATGCTTCTTGTAGCAGTCCCATGCAGCGTTTAATAGTTGATGGCGGCGCTTGTGAGAACAATTTTCTCATGCAATTCCAAGCAGACGTACTGGGAATTCCCGTAGAACGTCCCACCATGCGCGACACAACCGTCCAAGGTGCAGCCTATGCCGCTGGTTTAGCCATAGGATTGTGGGATAGCTATGCCACACTGGTAAACCAACGCCAAATTGACCGCTTATTCGAGCCAAGCGCAGACAGCGATCGCGCCATAGCTAATTTTACTACCTGGCATCAAGCAGTTAAACGCACGCTTAATTGGGGAGTTGATAGGCAATAGGCAATAGTCAATGGTCATTAGTCAATAGTCATTAGTCATTAGTTCTATACTCAGCACTCAGCACTCCCTCACTCCCTCACTCTCTCACTCCCTCACTCTCTCACTCAGCACGGGCTAAACGCCCCGCTACCGCTAACAGCACTCATCACTCCCTCACTCCCTCACTCCCTCACTCAGCACTCAGCACTCCCTACTCACCTCGAACTCCCTGCCAACTTCAGATCCAAAGTATAAAAGCCGACTTTATCAGGGATTCTGGCAAATCTCCCTGTCCGATAGCCGCGTGACAATTCATTGAGTACCTTGCTTTTAACTTCTCTGGTTTCCTCTGCGTCTAGTTCACCATAAAGTCCCAAGATGACTTCAGCTACAGTAAAAACTTTCCCTGGATGCTGTTTGAAGAAAGAACTGAGTGCATCAATTAAAAATTGCCCTTGAAAAGCTTCTAGCATGGGGACAATTTTCGTATTCGGGATGATCTGAGGTTTCTTCTTCTTACTCTTGCCATTTTGAGCGTAAGTATGAGTTTTGTTAGAGGTGACTAAACTTAAATCTAGAGTGAAACAACCGGGTTCGTCAGGGATACCAAACCAGACTTGCCGTTCTTTACCTTGTGTGAGAGAAGACTGTACTCTACCTTTAACAACTTTAAAAACATATGATTCTAACTCGCCATAAAGCGATCGCACAATAAAATCTATATGACATACAGCACCAAGATGTTTTTCTAGTAGCTTTTTGATTGCGTCCATGCGGGTTAGAGATTCGTATTCAGGCAACATAGGAATATCAGTTCCCCGAATAGTATCTGGAGATATGTCCAGAGGTAGTGACGAA
Coding sequences within it:
- a CDS encoding Uma2 family endonuclease, with protein sequence MTAITVNLNSLIQLTDNEFYHLCRENPDIKFERNADGKLLIMPPTGGETGKRNFETAVELGIWNRQRKLGVCFDSSTCFKLPNGANRSPDVAWIKKARWDALTPEEQAKFPPIAPDFVLELMSPSDSLSEMQIKMQEYLDNQVKLGWLINPQMRQVEIYRLGKPVEILTSPQELSGENVLPGFILNLQLIWG
- a CDS encoding glycosyltransferase translates to MPTISVIIPAYNAERTILETITSVQQQTFSDWEIIVINDGSTDKTLEVLQSITDDRLKVFSYENSRASGARNHGITHATGEYISFLDADDLWTPDKLELQLAALQAHPEAGVAYSWTYTIDEKGELLKPFEPVYQGNVYYDLLMANFLTNGSNPLIRRAAVTSVGYFDISLRSGEDWDYWLRLAHQWQFVVVPKHQILYRRSVTSKSFKLQVIREASLRILDKAMQVVPLERQYLKNYSLSNIYRYNVELYLDSIENNSTVDIKYVLGNLWNYIRLKPENLKQIYTYKLLLKIFLVIVISPKLMSRLLQFIRGIKQGKNIQQSNNEADTLTSYRPQ
- a CDS encoding TVP38/TMEM64 family protein; the encoded protein is MIPKHQPKFNGKLKLLFCSFLIAILVVIAKQFNFSAILQTLVLWVQSLGIFGPIAYIIIYNLATLLFIPGSLLTLKGGCLFGVFWGSIYVLFAATVGAILAFLIGRYLSRDWVSQQIEKYPKFQTIDQAVAREGWKIVLLTRLSPLFPFNLLNYAFGVTQISLKDYTLGSLGIIPGTVMYVYIGSLATDLAMINSNHQPVTAETQMWQLIMQILGLIATVGVTVYVTKIAQKALAQSIEKN
- a CDS encoding TIGR04283 family arsenosugar biosynthesis glycosyltransferase, with translation MSQNLNMATISIIIPTLNEAGNIKQVITNIQPRTNIEIIVVDGGSQDDTVALAESFGVKVISSSPSRALQMNAGAAIANGNILLFLHADTRLPVGFDEMIRSVLQQPGVVAGAFTLRIDGSGLPLRLVELGVKWRSHFLQMPYGDQAIFITKEFFIQIGYFPEIPIMEDFELIIRLKHIGKIAIISASVITSARRWMQKGVIKTTLINQIVIIAYLLGIAPEQIRTWYRQGKFWGF
- a CDS encoding polysaccharide pyruvyl transferase family protein → MENHQIKNIIFVNAQTQYENLGDVIILKTLLEKLRNYGNLIIDERYIPAWLNQELEIKNAEKASEYNSKFLILVLSFAIKSLFNPHTQIYYFLNPGHYLSRVLRNQQYIKHLITTIKTVVFLTILKILGVRICRLGVSIGPFSKIDQIVEVWLSKIMYCYSVRDTKSEKYAKQLGINKVEIFPDMAWLMKTPKLEQKILESEDDYVIFSFRKATNPHDDPNTYKTKLFPVLDEIVNTVCVNWQKRLVISYQVETDYEFCQEISHRYKDNYNVTFIEQSINSHNIYELYSRAHMVFSNRLHVLMFSMVCNSLPIAVVDGIKHDKITGLYSDAGLNQLIIDISNEVPVRDFLNQMNTNYHAAKEKTALCIKNKQQLGDAIIRRVMMPEAQ
- a CDS encoding Uma2 family endonuclease, with the translated sequence MNTPLVSQSTEEKLVTLKDVSWEQFKGIEAYLVDNHNVRLSYLSGVLEIMSPIGEKHEGVKSTFGLLLEAYMRVLGIRFYARGGYTLEEPGYASGTPDESYSIGIEKEVPDIVIEVIVTSGTIDRKELFKPQRIPEIWFWKSNQIKIFRFGENGEYTEVSRSGFFPDLDPTLLLRYIAMPDQYDAVAEFEQTIRNQ
- the lpxD gene encoding UDP-3-O-(3-hydroxymyristoyl)glucosamine N-acyltransferase — translated: MKFSEVVSKLEASHHSLTTNPNNDPEIIGLAAVDEATTNQLSYIEGGKFASFVAKTHASALILPADPTIQAQAEERGIAWVATSEPRLFFAKAIAIFYQPYRPTPEIHPTAVIHPSTKIGKDVYIGAYVVIQPGVEIGDEAIIHPNVVIYPDVKIGDRTTLHANCTIQERSQIGADCVIHSGAVIGAEGFGFVPIRTGWFKMEQSGYVILEDGVEIGCNSAVDRPSVGETRIGHQTKIDNLVQIAHGCKIGFGCAIAGQAGMAGGVTLGNRVILAGQVGIANQAKMGDGAIASAQTGILHDVAPGETVSGTPAIPHKIYLKIAAMYSRFPDMYQVFKQLKHQLNKES
- a CDS encoding Uma2 family endonuclease — encoded protein: MTAITVNLNSLIQLTDNEFYHLCRENPDIKFERTADGKLLIMPPTGGETGKRNIEIAADFVIWNRQIKLGVCFDSSTCFKLPNGANRSPDVAWIKKARWDALTPEEQAKFPPIAPDFVLELMSPSDSLSEMQIKMQEYLDNQVKLGWLINPQMRQVEIYRLGKPVEILTSPQELSGENVLPGFILNLQLIWG
- the glpK gene encoding glycerol kinase GlpK encodes the protein MQILSSTSSEYILALDLGTTGNRAFIFNTAGKIVGQAYKELTQYYPQPGWLEHDAEEIWRDTGWVIKNAMASSRPEVIANSPITPSQIAAIGLTVQRETCLLWDKTTGKPLHHAIVWQDRRTASLCHELKEQGYAQEIYDRTGLVIDAYFSATKLRWLLDNITDLDLNNVLAGTIDTWVLWNLTGGKVHATDHSNASRTMLMNLQTCQWDEMLLDLLQIPAQILPQIQPSLGQFGVTDTSILNAAIPITAILGDQQAALFGHGCDRPGLMKCTYGTGSFLVAHTGADIVRSPNQLISTIAWTQAKSGNDLNVGYALEGSMFTSGACIQWLRDRLKLITTAAETETLANQVADNGGVYFVPALSGLGAPYWDMSARGAFFGITGGVQSQHLVRAVLEAIAYQVLEVVQAINASCSSPMQRLIVDGGACENNFLMQFQADVLGIPVERPTMRDTTVQGAAYAAGLAIGLWDSYATLVNQRQIDRLFEPSADSDRAIANFTTWHQAVKRTLNWGVDRQ